Proteins found in one Deinococcus roseus genomic segment:
- a CDS encoding ParB/RepB/Spo0J family partition protein, which produces MSKRPAGGAASLAKLLNVALAQEDTQSIQNLPLSEVHPDPQQLRRFFASESLGSLSESIRKLGVQNPIQVQPRQEGGYWIVTGERRFRASQLAGKDSIPAVVLPEQTPEQLSVLQMIENSQREDLDEYTQTQAMVGILGLRYQQKQEDLVRWLGSLGNDVSEEAALKKAEVETLLREIQPGLNFLSFVKNRLPLLKLPEDLKLALQEGKLEYTKARVLGKIKQDGQRQKLLQDTLEKGYSLEQLKTQVQKLQEKSQPQSSLVDLYLKGKEQRRYQRLNQEKKALVEAKLKELQELLNS; this is translated from the coding sequence ATGAGTAAGCGTCCTGCAGGAGGTGCAGCCAGCCTGGCCAAGTTGCTCAATGTTGCCCTTGCCCAGGAAGACACCCAGAGCATTCAGAACCTTCCGCTCAGCGAGGTGCATCCTGATCCCCAGCAGTTGCGCAGGTTCTTTGCCTCCGAAAGCCTGGGCAGCCTCAGTGAAAGCATCCGCAAACTGGGGGTGCAAAATCCCATTCAGGTGCAACCCCGCCAGGAAGGCGGCTACTGGATTGTCACTGGAGAAAGGCGGTTCCGGGCCTCGCAACTGGCAGGCAAAGACAGCATTCCTGCCGTGGTGCTTCCTGAGCAAACCCCTGAGCAACTGTCTGTGCTGCAAATGATTGAGAACTCCCAGCGGGAAGACCTGGACGAATACACCCAGACCCAGGCCATGGTGGGCATTCTGGGCCTGCGCTACCAGCAAAAACAGGAGGACCTGGTGCGATGGCTGGGCAGCCTGGGAAACGATGTTTCCGAGGAAGCGGCCCTGAAAAAAGCTGAGGTGGAAACCTTGCTCCGGGAAATTCAACCTGGTCTGAATTTCCTCAGCTTTGTCAAAAACCGCCTGCCCCTTCTGAAACTCCCAGAGGACCTGAAACTGGCTCTGCAGGAAGGCAAACTGGAGTACACCAAAGCCAGGGTGCTGGGCAAGATCAAACAGGATGGACAGCGCCAGAAGCTGCTGCAAGACACCCTGGAAAAGGGGTACAGCCTGGAGCAACTCAAAACACAGGTGCAAAAGCTCCAGGAAAAATCCCAGCCTCAATCCAGCCTGGTGGACCTTTACCTGAAAGGCAAAGAGCAACGCAGATATCAGCGCCTGAACCAGGAGAAAAAAGCCCTGGTGGAAGCCAAATTGAAAGAACTGCAAGAACTGCTGAACAGCTGA
- a CDS encoding replication initiator protein A codes for MAGKKPKGEDAQIRRYHELNVARQNLIAIQRQIPEGYSSWSYHGISGEQEFKISCSGKLDLGVPHGLDSDVYAAILSLYMKQGTEDSKVSCSAYELLKEANIDPSGKGYSALQRSLERLYSSQYEIKSAWRDHTSKKWMSVTFQHIVRMAQTQSELENLTAASQLEITLPEEIVNSIRAGYIFPTSGRVLSQLDQPNSRALYRTLEANRRDAIDPMRQVNELHFNLFDWARILKLAVTDDAYRIRRSLERSHEDLVRVGYLQDVQYSGRAEQQQVSYLFHTTFERIPDPELLQLLQEKRVAKTKALELVQNFPERIHTALVHLEILLNSGYKPRSKTGLLIDIIESPEKYQAQLNLLLDPQQLVLAEETGAAKPAVVKATLSDAHDPEDAFEKLPLEQKAQRLVKTAEFRYRLTLIEKDILHSMVMDGTINADEVFPRVAYSLNDFDIRALLGG; via the coding sequence ATGGCTGGAAAGAAACCCAAGGGCGAAGATGCCCAGATCAGGCGCTATCACGAATTGAATGTGGCACGCCAGAACCTGATTGCCATCCAGCGCCAGATCCCCGAGGGTTACAGTTCCTGGTCCTACCATGGCATCAGTGGAGAGCAGGAATTTAAGATCTCCTGCTCGGGAAAACTGGACCTGGGGGTTCCACATGGACTGGACAGCGATGTGTATGCTGCCATCCTCAGCCTGTACATGAAACAGGGTACCGAGGACAGCAAGGTCAGTTGCAGCGCTTACGAACTGCTCAAAGAAGCCAACATTGATCCTTCGGGCAAAGGGTATTCGGCTTTGCAGCGTTCTCTGGAGCGCCTGTACAGTTCCCAGTATGAAATCAAGAGCGCATGGCGCGACCACACCAGCAAAAAATGGATGTCGGTGACCTTCCAGCACATCGTGCGCATGGCCCAGACCCAGAGCGAACTGGAAAACCTGACTGCGGCCAGTCAGCTGGAAATCACGCTGCCTGAAGAGATCGTCAACAGCATCCGGGCAGGTTACATTTTTCCCACCAGTGGTCGGGTGCTCAGCCAATTGGACCAGCCCAACAGCCGCGCCCTGTACCGCACCCTGGAAGCCAACCGCCGGGATGCCATCGACCCCATGCGGCAGGTGAATGAATTGCACTTCAATCTGTTCGACTGGGCCAGAATCCTCAAACTGGCGGTCACCGATGATGCTTACCGCATCCGGCGCAGCCTGGAACGCAGCCATGAGGATCTGGTGCGTGTGGGGTACCTGCAGGATGTGCAGTACTCAGGCAGGGCAGAGCAGCAGCAGGTGTCTTACCTGTTTCACACCACCTTTGAACGCATCCCTGATCCAGAACTTTTGCAACTTTTGCAGGAAAAACGCGTGGCCAAAACCAAGGCCCTGGAACTGGTGCAAAACTTTCCAGAGCGCATCCACACGGCACTGGTGCACCTGGAGATCTTGCTCAACAGTGGCTACAAGCCCCGCAGCAAGACCGGGCTCTTGATCGACATCATTGAGAGTCCCGAAAAATACCAGGCGCAATTGAACCTGCTGCTGGACCCCCAGCAACTTGTTCTGGCAGAGGAAACGGGGGCTGCAAAGCCAGCAGTGGTGAAAGCAACCCTATCAGATGCCCACGATCCCGAAGACGCTTTTGAAAAACTGCCTCTGGAACAAAAAGCGCAGCGGCTGGTCAAGACGGCAGAGTTCCGCTACAGGCTGACCCTGATCGAAAAGGACATTTTGCACAGCATGGTCATGGACGGCACCATCAACGCCGATGAGGTGTTTCCCAGAGTGGCTTACAGCCTCAATGATTTTGACATCCGTGCTTTGCTGGGAGGCTGA
- a CDS encoding DedA family protein, whose amino-acid sequence MFEWIENLLNNMGYLGIVFLMFLENVFPPLPSELIMPMAGFAAARGDLTFWGVVLAGTAGSVLGALPLYFVGRLVGEKRLTRWADQHGKWLTLSGKDIQKADDWFDEHGKKSVFLMRLVPGIRSLISIPAGISEMPLLMFMLFTALGTLLWSLALAYLGSLLGENYKAVETYLKPASYVILGLMVVFIVRWVSRRRREQQGSSLPESKKTS is encoded by the coding sequence ATGTTCGAGTGGATTGAAAATTTATTGAACAACATGGGTTATCTGGGCATTGTTTTCCTGATGTTCCTGGAAAATGTCTTCCCTCCCCTGCCCTCAGAATTGATCATGCCCATGGCTGGATTTGCTGCAGCCAGAGGCGACCTGACCTTCTGGGGGGTGGTGCTGGCCGGAACAGCAGGTTCGGTGCTGGGTGCCCTGCCGCTGTATTTTGTGGGCCGTCTGGTGGGTGAAAAGCGCCTGACCCGCTGGGCAGACCAGCACGGCAAGTGGCTGACCCTTTCCGGAAAAGACATCCAGAAAGCAGACGACTGGTTTGATGAACACGGCAAAAAATCGGTGTTCCTGATGCGCCTGGTTCCCGGCATCCGCTCCCTGATTTCCATTCCTGCGGGCATCAGCGAAATGCCCTTGCTGATGTTCATGCTGTTCACTGCACTGGGCACCCTGTTGTGGTCACTGGCCCTGGCTTACCTGGGCAGTTTGCTGGGTGAAAACTACAAGGCCGTTGAGACCTATCTCAAACCTGCGTCATATGTGATTCTGGGACTGATGGTGGTCTTCATCGTCCGCTGGGTGAGCAGGCGCCGCAGGGAGCAACAAGGGTCCTCTTTGCCAGAGAGCAAAAAAACATCGTGA
- the topA gene encoding type I DNA topoisomerase, with product MKLVIVESPGKIKKISSYLGNGYVVAASFGHVRDLPAKKDDLPEKYRSEPWANLGIDVNNKFRPYYVRSSSKSAQIQKLLDLSSKATEILLATDADREGEAISWHLLQLLKPKVPVHRMVFFEITQSAIQKALQNLRPLDLNLVGAQESRRCVDRLYGYEISPLLWKMGPRLSAGRVQSVALRMVAERELERIEFVPTAFISLDSLTEHGFTARLTHFQNQRVATGKDFDSKGKLRDGAYPFSKEEADGVAAQLKKHPLTLQKDEEKPFTQKPPAPFITSSMQQEASRKLGFSVKKSMEVAQKLYEAGYITYMRTDSPALSDEGTQGARAAVGQHYDAKLLPANPRVYASKNQNAQEAHEAIRPSGKVFRDLQQARKDLADDEYRLYELIYKRTLASQMIDAQGRQRVLTLNLDNHLFTASGKTYDELGFRTLYVEGKDEQEEEGEKLPQMQVGDLVKVKKTTVKNNKTQPPARYTEPKLVQTLEKAGIGRPSTYASILTNIETRGYIQRTKNTLHATWLGMAVVKFLTEKFPRFLDYTFTAEMEKQLDDIAEGKRTRLDYLTHFYFEEGGLSVELAAYRQQPHTETDFTPEILKEAGLRIRIQDGTPLLSMSGKAVKIPDSLKPDDLTPEKAQELLGSGETITVAAPAASAQKRTLGFHEGKEVVVGMGKYGPYLKVGEEFRKLKVHASAIPHLTLEKALQMAEAASSENSVLKELQHGRGKIQVRRNDRGMYLASGKNFAPLQEGTSLDDLTYQQASEMLKQHQDSRKKRA from the coding sequence ATGAAACTCGTGATTGTGGAGTCTCCAGGAAAAATCAAAAAAATCAGCAGCTACCTGGGAAATGGCTACGTGGTGGCCGCCAGTTTCGGCCACGTGCGGGATTTGCCCGCCAAAAAAGACGACCTGCCCGAAAAATACCGCAGCGAACCCTGGGCCAACCTGGGCATCGATGTGAACAACAAATTCCGGCCCTATTATGTGCGCAGCAGCAGCAAATCTGCCCAGATCCAGAAGTTGCTGGACCTCTCCAGCAAAGCCACTGAAATCCTGCTGGCCACCGACGCAGACCGCGAAGGTGAGGCCATCTCCTGGCATTTGCTGCAACTGCTGAAACCCAAGGTGCCCGTGCACCGCATGGTCTTTTTTGAAATCACCCAGAGCGCCATCCAGAAAGCCCTGCAAAACCTCAGGCCCCTGGATTTGAATCTGGTGGGAGCCCAGGAAAGCCGCCGCTGCGTGGACCGCCTGTACGGCTACGAAATCAGCCCTCTGCTGTGGAAAATGGGACCACGCCTCAGTGCCGGACGGGTGCAGAGTGTGGCCCTGCGCATGGTGGCAGAACGCGAACTGGAACGCATCGAATTTGTGCCCACCGCCTTCATTTCACTGGATTCCCTCACCGAACACGGCTTCACGGCCCGCCTCACCCATTTTCAGAACCAGCGGGTGGCCACCGGAAAAGACTTTGACAGCAAGGGAAAACTGAGAGATGGGGCTTACCCTTTCAGCAAAGAGGAAGCAGATGGGGTGGCTGCACAGCTCAAAAAACACCCCCTCACCCTGCAGAAAGACGAAGAGAAACCCTTCACCCAGAAGCCTCCTGCCCCTTTCATCACCTCCAGCATGCAGCAGGAAGCCTCCCGCAAACTGGGGTTCTCGGTGAAAAAGAGCATGGAGGTGGCCCAGAAGCTCTATGAAGCCGGGTACATCACCTACATGCGCACCGACTCCCCCGCCTTGTCGGATGAGGGAACGCAGGGCGCAAGGGCCGCGGTGGGCCAGCATTACGATGCAAAACTGCTGCCAGCAAACCCACGGGTTTACGCCAGCAAAAACCAGAATGCCCAGGAGGCCCACGAAGCCATAAGGCCTTCAGGCAAGGTGTTCAGGGACCTTCAGCAGGCCAGAAAAGATCTGGCAGACGATGAGTACCGCCTGTACGAACTGATTTACAAGCGCACCCTGGCCAGCCAGATGATCGATGCGCAGGGCAGACAGCGCGTCCTCACGCTTAACCTGGACAACCACCTGTTCACCGCCAGCGGAAAAACCTACGATGAACTGGGATTTCGCACCCTTTACGTTGAAGGAAAAGACGAGCAGGAAGAGGAAGGCGAAAAACTGCCGCAGATGCAAGTTGGGGATCTGGTCAAGGTCAAAAAGACCACTGTCAAGAACAACAAAACCCAGCCTCCAGCCCGCTACACCGAACCCAAGCTGGTGCAGACCCTGGAAAAAGCAGGCATTGGCAGACCCTCCACCTACGCCTCCATCCTGACCAACATTGAAACCAGAGGATACATCCAGCGCACCAAAAACACCCTGCACGCCACCTGGCTGGGCATGGCAGTGGTGAAATTCCTCACCGAGAAATTCCCGCGTTTCCTGGATTACACCTTCACGGCAGAGATGGAAAAGCAACTCGATGACATTGCAGAGGGGAAACGCACCCGACTGGACTACCTGACCCACTTCTATTTTGAAGAAGGCGGCCTGTCTGTCGAACTTGCAGCTTACCGCCAGCAGCCCCACACCGAAACGGATTTCACCCCTGAAATCCTGAAAGAAGCTGGACTGCGCATCCGCATTCAGGACGGAACCCCTCTGCTCAGCATGTCTGGAAAAGCTGTGAAAATCCCAGACAGCCTCAAACCAGATGACCTGACACCGGAAAAAGCCCAGGAACTGCTGGGATCGGGGGAAACCATCACGGTGGCTGCACCTGCCGCTTCTGCCCAGAAACGCACGCTGGGTTTTCATGAGGGCAAAGAAGTGGTGGTGGGCATGGGCAAGTACGGACCTTACCTGAAAGTCGGTGAGGAATTCCGCAAACTGAAAGTCCACGCCAGCGCCATCCCACACCTGACCCTGGAGAAAGCCCTGCAAATGGCAGAGGCAGCATCCAGCGAAAACAGTGTTTTGAAGGAACTTCAACACGGACGCGGCAAAATCCAGGTGCGCCGCAACGACCGGGGAATGTACCTTGCCAGTGGCAAGAACTTTGCTCCTTTGCAGGAAGGCACTTCACTGGATGACCTCACTTACCAGCAGGCCAGTGAAATGCTCAAACAGCACCAGGACAGCCGCAAGAAACGCGCTTAG
- a CDS encoding sensor domain-containing diguanylate cyclase, with protein sequence MARFFAALVILLTLLSLLALFNVQWRPVVQEVLLPAGMVMNPLVALGLLVLGLALLQHTLQRERLGFWLTTLVAGMSGLCLLFLQVPVLYAINRWVFSRYIQGMAPHFPVQIAPTAVLELLLLSLALLALNLRHRRTSQLLVVVAFLGAAWTLQGYLYGTLQRDPGSFLYPMALNVAVGLLFLGAGITYLQHSKGMGNIQFESHAGGLLTRWLFPVALLLPPLLTLLVMHLVRADGMAWEHGMGWLAFSTTLVLLPLAYALALALKKADLEHQLHVQNLQSSEARYRAVTEKAADAIITTNATGRILTCNQSAQELFGYREHELQGRDFTVLLPEPTRSHYQQNLLEYMQGEIMNLLDRRVEIQGQTREGHIFPLELSVSIWELEGERFFTGTVRDLSRRDQLADQQARLASLLAHSRDSIVSSDTFGKVLFWNPAAEQLLGYSAEEMVGASIHQIFPGHLQHESQRIRQVMEQGGSIVNLETERVHKDGHLVFVSVSFSPVRNAAGEVVGATSIARDISETRNAREQLANALAYSQTQAEVSRILDQDLSPADSAREVTLLVSEVMDLDFACLVTLQELDTEVQPVWEKASGAVHEVVQKMLAHDLSGWLERSSRQRHPLYINDVKAALPTALLDDLKGVPEGVIAAFVPLIPLGSSQEKPLVFVACSLQGRKAWSREDRNLFEAAGRSVRVTVERQERLRRMEAAALTDPLTQLGNRRAFQEDLQSRLSAARRHRHPLCLVQLDLDGLKKVNDFSGHDAGDRLLQVFAHHLREHMRIEDRCYRLGGDEFAVLLSHSPLGSQEVIFERVREVIQQVQQAGFPHSDVSVGMAYFPEEASTIHDLLRLSDERMYQMKDQHHQMHAPEPGD encoded by the coding sequence ATGGCGAGGTTTTTTGCTGCCCTGGTGATTCTGCTGACCCTGCTGTCTTTGCTGGCCCTGTTCAATGTGCAGTGGCGGCCTGTGGTTCAGGAGGTGCTGCTTCCTGCCGGGATGGTGATGAACCCTCTGGTGGCCCTGGGTTTGCTGGTGCTGGGCCTGGCCTTGCTGCAACACACCCTGCAACGGGAACGCCTGGGCTTCTGGCTGACCACCCTGGTGGCGGGAATGAGCGGTTTGTGCTTGCTGTTTTTGCAGGTGCCTGTGCTGTATGCCATCAATCGCTGGGTGTTCTCCAGGTACATTCAGGGGATGGCCCCGCATTTCCCGGTGCAGATTGCACCCACTGCTGTGCTGGAACTGCTTTTGCTTTCACTGGCCCTGTTGGCCCTGAATTTGAGGCACCGCAGAACTTCACAGTTGCTGGTGGTGGTGGCCTTCCTGGGCGCAGCCTGGACGCTGCAAGGCTACCTGTATGGCACCCTGCAGCGTGATCCTGGCAGTTTCCTTTATCCCATGGCCCTCAATGTGGCGGTGGGTTTGTTGTTTCTGGGGGCAGGCATCACTTACCTGCAACACAGCAAGGGGATGGGCAACATCCAGTTTGAATCCCATGCCGGAGGTTTGCTGACCCGCTGGCTGTTTCCGGTGGCCTTGCTGCTTCCCCCTTTGCTGACCCTGCTGGTGATGCACCTGGTGCGTGCAGACGGGATGGCCTGGGAGCATGGCATGGGCTGGCTGGCTTTCAGCACCACCCTGGTGTTGTTGCCCCTGGCCTACGCCCTGGCCCTGGCCCTGAAGAAGGCAGACCTGGAGCACCAGTTGCATGTGCAGAACCTGCAATCCAGTGAGGCCCGTTACCGGGCCGTGACCGAAAAAGCTGCCGATGCCATCATCACCACCAATGCAACAGGGCGCATTCTGACCTGCAATCAGAGTGCCCAGGAGCTGTTCGGTTACCGGGAACATGAGCTTCAGGGACGGGATTTTACGGTGCTTCTTCCAGAACCCACCCGCAGCCATTACCAGCAGAACCTGCTGGAATACATGCAGGGGGAGATCATGAACCTGCTGGACCGCAGGGTGGAAATTCAGGGACAGACCCGGGAAGGCCACATCTTCCCGCTGGAACTGTCGGTGTCCATCTGGGAACTGGAAGGAGAAAGGTTCTTTACCGGAACGGTGCGGGACCTCTCCCGCAGAGACCAGCTGGCAGATCAGCAGGCCCGACTGGCGAGTTTGCTGGCCCACTCCAGAGATTCCATCGTCAGTTCGGACACCTTTGGAAAAGTGCTGTTCTGGAATCCTGCAGCAGAACAATTGCTGGGTTACTCGGCAGAGGAGATGGTGGGTGCATCCATCCATCAAATTTTCCCAGGACATTTGCAACACGAGTCCCAGCGCATCCGTCAGGTGATGGAACAGGGAGGCAGCATTGTGAACCTGGAAACCGAAAGGGTGCACAAAGACGGACATCTGGTGTTCGTGTCGGTGTCTTTTTCTCCGGTGCGCAATGCTGCAGGTGAAGTGGTGGGGGCCACCAGCATTGCCCGCGACATCAGCGAAACCCGCAATGCCCGTGAACAACTGGCCAATGCCCTGGCCTACAGCCAGACCCAGGCAGAGGTGTCCCGCATTCTGGACCAGGACCTCTCTCCCGCAGATTCGGCCAGAGAAGTGACCCTGCTGGTCTCGGAGGTGATGGATCTGGATTTTGCCTGCCTGGTGACCCTGCAGGAGCTGGACACCGAAGTGCAGCCTGTCTGGGAAAAAGCATCTGGAGCTGTGCATGAAGTTGTGCAGAAGATGCTGGCCCATGACCTGTCTGGCTGGCTGGAAAGGTCATCCCGGCAAAGGCACCCCCTCTACATCAATGATGTGAAAGCAGCATTGCCAACAGCATTGCTGGATGATCTGAAGGGTGTTCCTGAAGGGGTGATTGCAGCTTTTGTGCCCCTGATTCCGCTGGGTTCGTCTCAGGAGAAGCCCCTGGTTTTCGTGGCCTGCAGTTTGCAGGGCCGCAAAGCCTGGAGCAGGGAAGACCGCAACCTGTTCGAGGCTGCAGGACGCAGCGTGAGGGTCACGGTGGAACGCCAGGAACGCCTCAGGCGCATGGAAGCCGCAGCCCTCACCGATCCCCTCACCCAGCTGGGCAACCGTCGGGCCTTCCAGGAAGATTTGCAGTCCCGGCTGTCTGCAGCCCGCAGGCACAGGCATCCCTTGTGTTTGGTGCAGCTTGATCTGGATGGCCTGAAAAAAGTCAATGACTTTTCTGGACACGATGCTGGAGACCGCCTGCTGCAGGTGTTTGCCCACCATTTGCGGGAACACATGCGCATCGAAGACCGTTGCTACCGGCTGGGCGGAGATGAATTTGCTGTGCTGCTTTCTCACAGCCCTCTGGGCAGCCAGGAAGTGATTTTTGAACGGGTGCGGGAAGTGATCCAGCAGGTGCAACAGGCAGGTTTCCCCCATTCCGATGTCAGTGTGGGCATGGCTTACTTTCCAGAAGAAGCCAGCACCATTCACGATTTGCTGCGGCTGTCTGATGAGCGCATGTACCAGATGAAAGACCAGCACCACCAGATGCACGCTCCTGAACCAGGGGATTGA
- a CDS encoding sensor histidine kinase, translating to MTPSPPDDHSLKTAALAASLDAIVTIDQQGRVVNWNPAAERTFGYLQAEALDQPMVDLIVPPEMRESHLKGFQRYLDTRVAHIVGQRVEVPALRKDGSQFPCEVSFHPIHLSSGIYFTAYLRDLSERKVFEERQRENERKLQDLSEAQTRFVMEVSHEIKTPLTGILGNLEVLLKFPHIPPEEKQEMLQDCYRETLRLGRLVSDLLGLTRGTRVQMMEDEVPLDQLVLDAARDLQHSRGNVTLTVGHLDSCWVLGDSDRLKQLLIILVGNAFKYTPTGGEVTVKLQAESGFVVLKVSDTGVGIPAEDLQRVFDRFYRSALKEDQDPGGSGLGLSIAQWIVEGHGGQIWLESRVGEGTTAVVKLPSMS from the coding sequence GTGACCCCATCCCCTCCAGATGACCATTCCCTCAAGACTGCTGCTCTGGCGGCCAGTCTGGATGCCATTGTCACCATTGATCAACAGGGCAGGGTGGTGAACTGGAATCCTGCTGCAGAACGCACCTTCGGGTACCTGCAAGCAGAAGCACTGGACCAGCCCATGGTGGACCTGATTGTTCCTCCTGAAATGCGTGAAAGCCACCTGAAGGGCTTTCAGCGTTACCTGGACACCAGAGTGGCCCACATTGTGGGCCAGCGGGTGGAGGTGCCTGCCCTGCGCAAAGACGGCAGCCAGTTCCCCTGCGAAGTGAGCTTTCACCCCATTCACCTGAGCAGTGGGATTTATTTCACGGCTTATTTGCGGGACCTCAGCGAACGCAAGGTTTTTGAGGAAAGGCAGCGGGAAAACGAAAGAAAACTGCAGGACCTCAGTGAAGCCCAGACCCGCTTTGTGATGGAGGTCTCCCACGAGATCAAAACCCCCCTGACCGGCATCCTGGGCAACCTGGAGGTGCTGCTGAAATTTCCCCACATCCCTCCGGAGGAAAAACAGGAGATGCTGCAGGATTGCTACCGGGAAACCCTGCGGCTGGGACGGCTGGTGTCTGATTTGCTGGGCCTCACCAGGGGCACCCGGGTGCAGATGATGGAAGACGAGGTGCCGCTGGATCAACTGGTGCTGGATGCCGCCAGGGACCTGCAGCACAGCAGGGGAAACGTCACCCTGACAGTGGGCCACCTGGATTCCTGCTGGGTGCTGGGAGACAGCGACCGCCTGAAGCAACTGCTGATCATTCTGGTGGGCAATGCATTCAAGTACACCCCCACAGGGGGAGAGGTCACCGTGAAGCTGCAGGCAGAGTCAGGATTTGTTGTGTTGAAGGTCTCCGACACCGGAGTGGGCATCCCTGCAGAAGACCTGCAACGGGTGTTTGACCGCTTTTACCGTTCTGCCCTGAAAGAAGACCAGGATCCGGGAGGCAGTGGTCTGGGCCTATCTATTGCCCAGTGGATTGTGGAAGGCCACGGAGGCCAGATCTGGCTGGAAAGCCGTGTGGGAGAGGGCACCACGGCTGTGGTGAAACTGCCCAGTATGTCCTGA
- a CDS encoding LacI family DNA-binding transcriptional regulator, whose protein sequence is MKPNVKQVAKLAGVGTSTVSRVLNNQPNISDEAREKVLKAIETLGYTPNLDARSLRYGQSGAVSILLPVTGIPFYDTLLSGIYSELEKVDLDLAFFPVVGENRLRRYREVTSIPYRADGLLIASLNPERMYQGRPPFTKPIVLVDTHHKDYHSVSFDNLTAGQMAAQHALECRLPILFVDIQEIPGEFESPVFADRRQGILTALSRHGIVPRQTLYTKASLEGGRKIGQHLLQNPLDGPHFILAQCDDVAIGILRHLTEAGQQAGQDFLIMGFDDNQDAQQAGLTTIRQPVREMGAKAAQFLVQALNQELHQLKHQQFPPSLVVRPTTSRP, encoded by the coding sequence TTGAAACCCAATGTGAAACAGGTCGCAAAACTGGCCGGCGTGGGAACCAGCACCGTCTCCCGTGTCCTCAACAACCAGCCCAACATCTCCGATGAAGCCCGCGAGAAAGTCCTGAAAGCCATTGAAACCCTGGGGTACACCCCCAACCTGGACGCCAGAAGCCTCAGGTACGGTCAGAGCGGAGCGGTTTCCATTTTGCTTCCCGTCACCGGCATCCCCTTTTACGACACCCTGCTCTCTGGCATCTACAGCGAACTGGAAAAAGTGGACCTGGACCTCGCTTTCTTCCCGGTGGTGGGCGAAAACCGCCTGCGCAGGTACCGGGAAGTCACCAGCATCCCCTACCGGGCAGATGGCCTGCTGATTGCCTCCCTGAACCCGGAACGCATGTACCAGGGCCGTCCCCCCTTCACCAAACCCATTGTGCTTGTGGACACCCACCACAAGGACTACCACAGTGTGTCCTTCGACAACCTCACGGCAGGCCAGATGGCTGCACAACACGCCCTGGAATGCCGCCTCCCCATCCTTTTTGTGGACATCCAGGAAATCCCCGGAGAATTTGAATCTCCGGTGTTCGCAGACCGCAGGCAGGGCATCCTGACCGCACTGTCCCGCCACGGCATTGTGCCCAGACAGACGCTGTACACCAAAGCCTCCCTGGAAGGGGGGCGCAAGATTGGACAGCACCTGCTGCAAAATCCACTGGATGGACCCCATTTCATCCTGGCCCAGTGTGACGATGTGGCCATTGGCATCCTCAGGCACCTCACTGAAGCGGGCCAGCAGGCCGGACAGGACTTCCTGATCATGGGCTTCGATGACAATCAGGACGCACAGCAGGCCGGACTGACCACCATTCGCCAGCCGGTGCGTGAAATGGGAGCAAAAGCCGCCCAGTTCCTGGTCCAGGCCCTCAACCAGGAACTCCACCAGTTGAAACACCAGCAATTCCCTCCCTCTCTGGTGGTCCGGCCCACCACCTCCAGACCCTGA